From one Lotus japonicus ecotype B-129 chromosome 3, LjGifu_v1.2 genomic stretch:
- the LOC130744489 gene encoding uncharacterized protein LOC130744489 encodes MPRRPQHHDTKATQAPHNDTRPTQYATKAPLNDTKPTQYATQAPHNGTKPTQAPLNDTKPTQASHNGTKPTQYATQAPHNGTKPTQYATQAPHNDTKPTQYATQAPHNGTRPTQYATHAPLNAHRPLQARILNTTPQY; translated from the coding sequence ATGCCACGCAGGCCACAACATCACGACACAAAGGCCACACAGGCTCCACACAACGACACAAGGCCCACACAGTATGCCACAAAAGCTCCACTCAACGACACAAAGCCCACACAGTATGCCACACAGGCTCCACACAACGGCACAAAGCCCACACAGGCTCCACTCAACGACACAAAGCCCACACAGGCTTCCCACAACGGCACAAAGCCCACACAGTATGCCACACAGGCTCCCCACAACGGCACAAAGCCCACACAATATGCCACACAGGCTCCACACAACGACACAAAGCCCACACAGTATGCCACACAGGCTCCACACAACGGCACAAGGCCCACACAGTATGCCACACATGCTCCACTCAACGCTCATCGTCCCCTACAGGCTAGGATTCTGAATACCACTCcccaatattaa
- the LOC130744490 gene encoding replication protein A 70 kDa DNA-binding subunit C-like, with product MCERFVHGLSYELQRAVQSLGINRYQVLVEKTKGIEAIDNQREKYQGLNKSKQGSGGPTRANQGRNDKGENYSKKPYVRPQGKGTTSGSVNPSGGDAIALRPLPVSLEGVTCFKCNKKGHFFHHCPEDPSMCWNCNEPCHLARDCRKPEVEATMNIARGQGGQNQNQNVVCFKCGQAGHCAKACARRCYNCRKPGHSAKDCEEQNIEPTARGPGNLVQPLQEELRVQGSRLRRA from the coding sequence ATGTGTGAACGTTTTGTTCATGGGCTAAGCTACGAGCTACAAAGGGCGGTGCAATCGCTAGGGATCAACCGCTATCAAGTATTGGTGGAAAAGACAAAGGGAATTGAGGCTATTGATAACCAAAGAGAAAAGTACCAAGGTCTGAATAAGTCTAAgcaaggaagtggaggtccaACTAGGGCTAACCAAGGCAGGAATGACAAGGGCGAGAACTATTCgaagaagccgtatgttcgtcctcAGGGTAAGGGGACGACTTCTGGGTCTGTTAATCCTTCGGGCGGGGATGCTATCGCACTGAGACCTCTACCAGTGAGTTTGGAGGGTGTGACTTGtttcaagtgcaacaaaaagGGGCATTTTTTCCATCACTGTCCTGAGGATCCTTCGATGTGCTGGAATTGCAACGAGCCATGCCATCTTGCTAGGGATTGCAGGAAACCTGAAGTTGAGGCCACTATGAATATTGCAAGGGGACAAGGAGGCCAAAATCAGAACCAGAATGTAGTGTGCTTCAAGTGCGGACAAGCTGGACACTGCGCCAAGGCATGCGCAAGACGTTGCTACAACTGTAGGAAGCCAGGGCATTCAGCTAAGGACTGTGAGGAACAAAATATTGAGCCGACTGCGAGAGGACCGGGGAATCTCGTGCAACCACTTCAGGAAGAGTTGCGAGTGCAGGGGAGCAGGCTAAGGAGAGCATGA